A single window of Fischerella sp. PCC 9605 DNA harbors:
- a CDS encoding sensor histidine kinase, whose amino-acid sequence MRQPQKLTAAEQQILSLGRILQSLREEDNVDALIATTISYLQEQFDYSLIWIAFYDRLNHMLFGKGGTTPSNDTSFLKQRVVLNPGDLLEQVVIEQRPLGVADLRSEMRVEGWQQLAQKFNIQGTIIVPICYKNRCLGLVLLGYERWGYLLSGEARARLMMVLGELGAALHEMEMDLQHKQTQRLDEPLLKLLENLRTLNNLEQRLEAVVEATHKFVLPTHTNIYWFEREGYYFWRRVSNRNANSSFFQKSQQAETKITVHELSDFYIALSVNEIVWIGEGRSSLQSNFTVTLLQRLGVRSLLAAPIIWQKELLGFLAVENTEARIWTETDKNFVKSAAGLISLITPLEETETTIQRIQDDAYLTGQIAQGIYSDRDIQEILANCGAKVLQRLAATRFLLLHYDPDQNSYQIFYQTQPYNRRPLTCTLDALKDVDWQLLLRSTEAVAIENLDSDLRFFNWRPPFIANGVRSLLISNCAVGNAPKILLAIATEAHCSWTSLEKELVQVVGQQIGVVMRQWQLHYQTEQQQKILQSFQQCLRILEQSQTAATQTLKHLERTALEQIASFLNCSLTLMLSWQPGENIAKIISGVIANSQFEILTDSLVPLQTEALIQWALVTDGILPLTVNDLPPTTRTWLNGAGIGQILVMALRTTADYQPTGVVVIADHYERQWSEDSLNATETLVCQLAWSRRWLQITQMLESRTEELQQLNWYKHRRLQDIQRTVTQLLTQMHDLGIPANELTHMRYQQLLRQLDNTTASMTALLKLELWQLQMSLESIPIASLLKRSLERVDNLLKQQKLWVGVHGLGQKEEGEESEKNYSLLPHSSLAIAGDVVKIELVLHELLVAACQRSTGGGRIDIWCRRLDERLLEVSITDNGSIEPQLLIELHQDTPKDVLAPSRLEQLPGLHLTICQKLMHQLGGELHFYQLPDSRVVSRLLLPLASNNY is encoded by the coding sequence ATGAGGCAGCCACAAAAACTCACAGCGGCCGAACAACAAATCCTTTCCTTGGGGCGTATTCTTCAGAGCCTCAGGGAAGAAGATAATGTTGATGCTCTGATTGCTACCACAATTTCTTATCTGCAAGAGCAGTTTGATTACAGCCTGATTTGGATTGCCTTTTACGATCGCCTGAATCACATGTTATTTGGCAAAGGCGGCACAACCCCTAGTAATGATACCAGTTTTTTAAAACAAAGGGTGGTTCTTAATCCTGGGGATTTATTAGAGCAAGTAGTGATTGAACAACGCCCCTTGGGTGTAGCTGATTTGCGATCTGAAATGCGGGTTGAAGGATGGCAGCAATTGGCACAAAAATTCAATATCCAAGGGACAATTATTGTCCCTATTTGCTACAAAAACCGCTGTTTGGGCTTGGTGCTACTTGGTTATGAACGCTGGGGTTACTTACTCAGTGGGGAAGCCAGAGCAAGATTGATGATGGTTTTAGGTGAATTGGGGGCTGCACTTCATGAAATGGAAATGGATTTGCAGCACAAGCAAACCCAGCGCCTTGACGAGCCATTATTAAAATTGCTGGAAAATCTACGAACTCTCAATAACTTAGAGCAAAGGCTAGAAGCTGTAGTAGAGGCAACCCATAAATTTGTTTTACCTACCCACACAAATATTTACTGGTTTGAACGAGAAGGATATTACTTTTGGCGACGGGTGAGTAACAGAAATGCCAATAGCAGTTTTTTCCAGAAAAGTCAGCAAGCAGAAACGAAAATTACCGTACATGAATTGAGCGACTTTTATATTGCTTTATCGGTAAATGAAATTGTCTGGATTGGAGAAGGGCGCAGTTCCCTACAGAGCAATTTCACCGTGACGCTGCTGCAACGTCTGGGCGTGCGTAGTCTCTTAGCTGCTCCGATCATCTGGCAAAAGGAGCTGCTGGGCTTTCTGGCAGTGGAAAACACAGAAGCCCGCATTTGGACTGAGACTGATAAAAATTTTGTCAAGAGTGCTGCTGGGTTAATTTCCTTAATCACCCCTTTAGAGGAGACAGAAACTACTATCCAAAGAATTCAAGATGATGCTTATCTGACTGGTCAAATTGCTCAAGGTATTTATAGCGATCGCGATATTCAAGAAATCTTAGCTAACTGTGGCGCAAAAGTTTTGCAACGCTTGGCTGCGACGCGATTTCTGTTGTTGCATTACGACCCCGACCAGAATAGTTATCAAATTTTTTACCAAACTCAACCGTACAATCGCCGCCCTTTAACATGTACTCTCGATGCTCTTAAAGATGTAGATTGGCAGCTTCTGCTACGTTCAACTGAGGCGGTAGCAATTGAAAATTTAGATTCAGATTTGCGGTTTTTTAACTGGCGTCCTCCTTTCATTGCCAATGGGGTGCGATCGCTTTTAATTAGTAACTGCGCTGTTGGTAATGCACCAAAAATCCTGTTAGCGATCGCTACTGAAGCTCATTGCAGTTGGACATCCTTGGAAAAGGAATTAGTACAGGTTGTTGGTCAACAAATTGGTGTAGTGATGCGGCAATGGCAGTTGCACTACCAGACTGAACAACAGCAAAAAATTTTGCAAAGCTTTCAGCAATGCCTCCGCATCCTGGAACAATCTCAAACTGCCGCAACCCAGACCCTCAAGCACCTAGAACGCACAGCACTGGAACAAATTGCATCTTTTCTCAATTGTTCCCTAACGCTAATGCTATCCTGGCAACCTGGAGAGAATATCGCCAAAATTATATCTGGAGTTATTGCCAATTCTCAGTTTGAGATTCTCACGGACTCACTAGTGCCACTGCAAACTGAAGCTTTGATCCAGTGGGCACTAGTTACGGATGGTATTTTGCCTCTAACTGTGAATGATTTACCTCCTACAACTAGGACATGGTTGAATGGTGCTGGCATCGGTCAAATTTTAGTAATGGCATTACGCACTACTGCTGATTATCAACCTACAGGTGTGGTGGTAATAGCAGACCATTACGAACGTCAATGGTCAGAGGATAGTCTCAATGCTACAGAAACTCTAGTTTGCCAACTAGCTTGGTCGCGGCGATGGCTACAAATTACTCAAATGCTTGAGTCTAGAACAGAAGAACTCCAACAACTCAACTGGTACAAACATCGTCGTTTACAGGATATCCAAAGAACTGTGACGCAGCTACTCACCCAAATGCACGATTTGGGCATTCCTGCAAATGAACTTACTCATATGCGCTATCAGCAACTGCTGCGACAGTTAGACAATACCACCGCTTCAATGACGGCACTGTTAAAACTCGAACTGTGGCAGTTGCAGATGAGTTTAGAAAGTATTCCTATAGCCAGTTTGCTGAAACGATCACTCGAACGAGTTGACAATTTACTCAAACAACAAAAGTTATGGGTAGGTGTGCATGGTTTGGGACAAAAAGAGGAGGGTGAAGAGTCAGAGAAAAACTATTCTTTGTTGCCTCACTCTTCGCTGGCGATCGCTGGCGATGTTGTCAAAATAGAATTAGTTCTGCATGAATTACTGGTTGCTGCCTGTCAGCGTTCTACAGGTGGGGGCAGAATTGATATCTGGTGTCGCCGCTTAGATGAACGCCTATTAGAAGTCTCGATTACAGATAATGGCAGTATTGAACCTCAGTTACTGATAGAACTCCATCAAGATACACCCAAAGATGTACTTGCCCCCTCCAGGCTTGAGCAACTACCCGGACTGCATCTGACGATCTGCCAAAAACTCATGCATCAACTTGGTGGAGAATTGCATTTCTATCAATTACCAGATAGCCGGGTGGTTAGTCGCTTGTTATTACCGTTGGCAAGTAACAATTATTAG
- a CDS encoding quinone-dependent dihydroorotate dehydrogenase, with protein MDIYQALIRPFLFNLLNADPEWLHSSTIRSLSWLANNSSPGASWAAKRLQQSLCLADKRLEQNLFGLHFPNPVGLAAGFDKDGVATDIWSSLGFGFAEVGTVTFHAQPGNPHPRLFRLPLDKAALNRMGFNNSGAATMAARLAERKQQFAPTIPIGINLGKSKVTPLEEAASDYLNSFRLLKHLGDYFVVNVSSPNTPGLRSLQDATMLSSILEALQQENTTQKPIFVKIAPDLEWEAIADIICLIKTYLLAGIIATNTTIRRDGLKTRVIAKTGKSPQEETGGISGAPLRDRSTDIIRFIWQQTQGQMPIIGVGGIFTPEDAWEKITAGACLIQVYTGWIYSGPMMVRRILEGLLAKLEQNGLNSISEAVGLEVKSKK; from the coding sequence ATGGATATTTATCAAGCTTTAATTCGTCCCTTCTTATTCAATTTGCTTAACGCAGATCCGGAGTGGCTGCACTCTTCAACGATTCGCAGTCTTAGTTGGCTGGCAAACAATAGCAGTCCCGGCGCTAGCTGGGCAGCCAAACGCCTACAGCAGTCGCTGTGTCTTGCTGATAAACGCCTAGAACAAAACCTGTTTGGCCTGCACTTCCCCAATCCTGTAGGCTTGGCAGCTGGATTTGATAAAGATGGGGTTGCCACTGATATCTGGTCAAGTCTAGGTTTTGGCTTTGCAGAAGTGGGAACTGTAACTTTTCACGCCCAGCCAGGCAATCCCCATCCTCGCCTGTTTCGTTTGCCTTTAGACAAAGCCGCTCTCAATCGCATGGGCTTTAACAATAGCGGTGCAGCAACAATGGCGGCGCGATTAGCAGAACGTAAGCAACAATTTGCTCCTACAATACCTATAGGTATAAATCTGGGTAAATCTAAGGTAACACCCCTAGAAGAAGCTGCAAGCGATTATCTTAATAGTTTTCGCTTACTCAAGCATCTGGGAGACTACTTTGTTGTTAACGTGTCTTCTCCCAATACACCTGGGTTGCGATCGCTCCAAGATGCAACCATGCTTAGTTCGATCTTGGAGGCACTGCAACAAGAAAATACAACACAAAAGCCTATTTTTGTCAAGATAGCGCCTGATTTGGAATGGGAAGCGATCGCTGACATTATTTGCTTGATAAAAACCTATCTACTGGCGGGAATTATTGCCACTAATACCACTATCCGTCGCGATGGATTGAAAACACGGGTGATTGCCAAAACAGGCAAGTCACCGCAAGAAGAAACTGGTGGAATTAGTGGTGCGCCACTGCGCGATCGCTCCACAGATATTATTAGGTTTATTTGGCAGCAAACACAAGGACAAATGCCGATTATTGGCGTTGGTGGCATTTTTACCCCCGAAGATGCCTGGGAGAAGATTACTGCTGGTGCTTGCCTTATCCAAGTCTATACAGGCTGGATCTACTCTGGCCCAATGATGGTACGCCGTATTCTCGAAGGCTTGCTTGCTAAGTTAGAACAAAATGGATTAAATTCTATCTCCGAAGCAGTTGGTTTAGAAGTAAAAAGTAAAAAGTAA
- a CDS encoding sugar porter family MFS transporter gives MTLRERTISRKQNVSFVILIAGAAALGGFLFGFDTAVINGAVSALSQAFNANSVMTGFAVSCALLGSALGAFVAGPIADRQGRLKTMIIASILFTLSAIGSGIAFTIWDFIFWRALGGIAVGMASVIAPAYIAEVAPANLRGRLGSLQQLAIVVGIFIALLSDYFIALGAGGSAAAPFWFGIPAWRWMFWTEIPPAVLYGVCALIIPESPRYLVAQGRHQQAAIVLEKVVGGDVQAKVEDIRRTVLTERKPKFSDLLSRRGGLLPIVWIGMGLSVLQQFVGINVIFYYSSVLWQSVGFSERNSLLITVITGVVNIVTTLIAIATVDKFGRKPLLLLGSIGMTLTLGTLSVVFANAAIDPVTGNPTLPGTSGIIALLAANLYVVFFGFSWGPIVWVLLGEIFNNKIRAAALSLAAAVQWIANFIVSTTFPPLLKYFGLGSAYGLYTIAAAISIFFVAFLIRETKGKELEEM, from the coding sequence ATGACGTTGAGAGAACGAACTATCAGTAGGAAGCAGAATGTTTCCTTTGTGATTCTGATAGCGGGTGCTGCGGCACTAGGTGGTTTTTTATTTGGTTTTGATACCGCTGTCATTAACGGAGCTGTTTCGGCTTTGAGTCAAGCGTTTAATGCCAACAGTGTAATGACAGGCTTTGCAGTATCCTGTGCGTTGTTAGGGTCTGCTTTGGGAGCTTTTGTAGCAGGACCGATCGCAGATAGACAAGGTCGCCTGAAAACAATGATAATCGCCTCAATTTTATTTACTTTAAGTGCGATCGGTTCAGGAATTGCCTTTACCATTTGGGATTTTATCTTCTGGCGTGCGTTGGGTGGAATTGCAGTAGGGATGGCGAGTGTAATTGCACCAGCCTACATTGCAGAGGTTGCACCAGCTAACTTACGCGGAAGACTTGGTTCACTACAACAACTAGCGATTGTAGTAGGTATTTTTATCGCCCTACTTAGCGACTACTTTATTGCGTTGGGTGCAGGGGGTTCCGCAGCAGCACCATTTTGGTTTGGGATTCCGGCATGGCGTTGGATGTTCTGGACAGAAATCCCTCCAGCAGTTCTTTATGGAGTTTGTGCATTAATAATTCCTGAGTCACCGCGATACTTGGTAGCACAGGGACGACATCAACAAGCAGCGATTGTTCTAGAAAAAGTTGTTGGGGGTGACGTGCAAGCAAAAGTAGAAGATATTCGCCGGACTGTGTTGACGGAACGCAAACCCAAATTCTCCGACCTTTTAAGTCGAAGAGGTGGGTTACTACCAATAGTCTGGATAGGGATGGGGTTGTCTGTACTACAACAGTTTGTTGGTATCAACGTTATTTTCTACTACAGCAGTGTGTTGTGGCAGTCAGTAGGATTCTCAGAAAGGAATTCTCTGCTGATTACGGTGATTACCGGAGTTGTCAATATTGTGACTACCTTGATTGCGATCGCCACTGTAGATAAATTTGGTCGCAAACCCCTTCTTCTGCTGGGTTCCATCGGCATGACGCTAACACTGGGAACTTTGAGCGTTGTGTTTGCCAATGCAGCGATTGACCCTGTAACGGGGAATCCTACGCTACCAGGGACATCGGGAATCATTGCACTGCTGGCAGCGAACTTGTATGTTGTGTTCTTTGGGTTTTCTTGGGGGCCAATTGTTTGGGTGCTATTGGGGGAAATTTTCAATAACAAAATTCGCGCTGCTGCCCTCTCTTTAGCTGCGGCGGTGCAGTGGATTGCTAACTTTATAGTCTCTACTACATTTCCGCCTTTACTCAAGTATTTTGGTCTAGGTTCTGCCTATGGTCTGTATACAATTGCCGCAGCGATTTCTATCTTTTTTGTGGCTTTTTTGATCAGGGAGACCAAGGGGAAAGAATTGGAAGAGATGTAA
- the gorA gene encoding glutathione-disulfide reductase has protein sequence MTFDYDLFVIGAGPGGLAAAKTAAGFGVRVAIAEQEALGGTCVNRGCVPKKLIVYAADFALHNQMAHSYGWSDCQRHFDWTNFIKSVHQHVEGIHHSYFEQLQTAGVDLIRGHVTFNDTHTINIDDRKVTADKILISVGARPMQPSIPGIEYTITSREMFHLPYLPERLAIIGGGYIGVEFASMMNALGCEVTVIETDEMILSGFDDDVRSGVQQGLKKRGIKFFTNSTAKEIKHCDEEGLLLNVTGDSPINIAADTILVATGRVPNTKNLGLENAGVEVGEKGEIIVDEYNCTTQKNIFAVGDCTNRLQLTPVAKTEGTAFVKTVFGNKPQKVNYDCVPYAVFARPEAASAGMTEAKAREKFGESVKCYCDRFQPLFSQFSKQDEQAMLKLVVEGESERILGAHMVGEHAADIIQSLAVAIRKGITKQDLDDAIGIHPTTVEEFLALN, from the coding sequence ATGACATTTGATTACGACCTGTTTGTCATTGGTGCTGGCCCTGGAGGACTGGCAGCAGCCAAAACAGCAGCCGGATTTGGTGTCCGCGTTGCGATCGCCGAACAAGAAGCCCTCGGTGGTACTTGTGTAAATCGCGGTTGTGTTCCCAAAAAGCTGATCGTTTACGCCGCAGATTTCGCCCTCCACAATCAAATGGCGCACAGTTACGGTTGGAGTGACTGCCAAAGGCACTTTGACTGGACGAATTTTATTAAGTCGGTACACCAGCATGTAGAAGGTATTCACCACTCCTACTTTGAGCAGTTGCAAACCGCTGGAGTTGATCTAATTCGCGGTCATGTCACTTTCAATGATACTCATACAATAAATATTGATGATCGCAAAGTAACAGCTGACAAAATTTTAATTTCTGTCGGCGCACGTCCGATGCAGCCATCCATCCCTGGAATAGAATACACCATCACTTCCCGCGAGATGTTTCACCTTCCGTATTTGCCAGAACGGCTGGCGATTATTGGCGGTGGCTATATTGGTGTAGAATTCGCCAGCATGATGAATGCTTTGGGGTGTGAAGTCACAGTTATTGAAACAGATGAAATGATTTTATCGGGGTTTGATGATGATGTTCGCTCTGGTGTTCAACAGGGCTTGAAAAAACGGGGAATTAAATTTTTCACCAACAGCACAGCTAAAGAAATCAAACACTGTGACGAAGAGGGTTTGTTATTAAATGTAACTGGCGATTCTCCAATCAATATTGCAGCCGATACCATCTTAGTTGCTACAGGTCGTGTTCCCAATACCAAAAATCTTGGTTTGGAAAACGCTGGGGTTGAAGTTGGTGAAAAAGGTGAAATCATAGTTGATGAATATAATTGCACTACCCAGAAGAATATTTTTGCTGTGGGTGACTGCACCAATCGCCTGCAATTAACACCTGTTGCTAAGACAGAAGGCACTGCTTTTGTTAAGACAGTTTTTGGTAACAAGCCCCAAAAAGTGAACTACGATTGTGTGCCATATGCAGTTTTTGCTCGTCCCGAGGCGGCAAGTGCGGGAATGACTGAAGCAAAGGCACGAGAAAAATTTGGTGAATCTGTCAAATGCTACTGCGATCGCTTTCAACCGTTATTTTCTCAGTTCAGTAAACAGGATGAGCAAGCTATGCTCAAGTTAGTTGTAGAAGGCGAATCTGAAAGAATTTTAGGCGCTCATATGGTTGGCGAACACGCTGCTGATATCATTCAAAGTTTAGCCGTGGCGATTCGCAAAGGTATTACCAAGCAAGACTTAGATGATGCAATTGGTATTCACCCAACTACAGTAGAAGAATTCCTAGCGTTAAATTAA
- the gor gene encoding glutathione-disulfide reductase: MTYDYDLFVIGAGSGGLAASKRAASYGAKVAIAEHDLVGGTCVIRGCIPKKLMVYGSHFPALFHDAAGYGWKVGEAELDWQYFITAIDKEVRRLSQLHISFLEKAGVQLIRSRATLLDPHTVEVDGSKVTADKILIAVGGRPIKPDLPGMEYGITSNEMFHLKEKPKHIAIIGAGYIGTEFACIMRGLGCEVTQIVRKDLILKGFDEDIRTNIQEGMTQHGIKIIQNTVVTAVEKVPEGLQINLSGEHTEPVIADVFLVATGRAPNVDELGLENAGVELVDSSIEGPGYSTMNAIAVNEYSQTSQANIFAVGDVTDRMNLTPVAIGEGRAFADSEFGDNRRVFSHENVATAVFSTPEAATVGLTEAQARQKLGDDGVKIYRTRFRPLFHSLTGAEERTMMKLVVDANTDKVLGAHMVGENAGEIIQGVAIAVKMGATKKDFDATVGIHPTAAEEFVTMR, translated from the coding sequence ATGACATACGATTACGACCTGTTTGTCATTGGTGCTGGTTCTGGGGGTTTAGCGGCTTCCAAACGCGCTGCTAGCTACGGGGCAAAAGTTGCTATAGCCGAACATGATTTAGTCGGCGGTACTTGTGTTATCCGTGGTTGCATTCCCAAAAAACTGATGGTCTATGGCTCCCACTTTCCAGCATTATTTCACGATGCCGCAGGCTATGGCTGGAAGGTAGGCGAAGCTGAGTTGGACTGGCAATATTTCATTACAGCTATAGATAAGGAAGTACGGCGACTTTCGCAGCTACATATTAGCTTCTTAGAAAAAGCGGGAGTGCAACTCATTCGCAGTCGTGCTACTCTCCTAGATCCGCATACTGTCGAAGTTGATGGCAGCAAAGTTACCGCAGACAAAATTTTAATTGCTGTTGGAGGTCGTCCAATCAAGCCTGATTTGCCAGGAATGGAATATGGTATTACCTCCAATGAAATGTTTCATCTGAAAGAAAAACCGAAGCACATTGCAATTATTGGTGCAGGTTACATCGGCACAGAGTTTGCTTGTATAATGCGCGGTTTGGGATGTGAAGTTACCCAAATTGTCCGTAAAGACCTTATCCTTAAAGGTTTTGATGAAGATATCCGCACTAACATCCAAGAAGGGATGACTCAACATGGTATTAAAATTATCCAAAATACTGTGGTAACGGCAGTTGAAAAAGTACCCGAAGGATTGCAGATCAATTTATCCGGAGAACATACAGAACCTGTAATTGCCGATGTGTTTTTGGTAGCAACTGGTCGTGCCCCAAATGTAGACGAACTGGGTTTGGAAAATGCTGGAGTAGAACTAGTAGATAGTTCTATCGAAGGGCCGGGATACAGCACGATGAACGCGATCGCTGTTAATGAGTACAGTCAAACCTCTCAAGCTAATATCTTTGCAGTCGGTGATGTTACTGACCGCATGAATTTAACTCCAGTTGCAATTGGGGAAGGTCGGGCTTTTGCAGATAGTGAATTCGGTGATAACCGTCGTGTATTCAGTCACGAAAATGTGGCAACAGCCGTATTTTCCACACCTGAGGCAGCTACAGTTGGTTTGACAGAAGCCCAAGCCCGGCAAAAGTTGGGAGATGACGGAGTAAAAATATATCGCACTCGCTTCCGTCCGTTGTTCCACAGTTTGACAGGTGCTGAAGAAAGAACAATGATGAAGTTAGTGGTAGATGCCAATACCGATAAAGTGCTAGGCGCGCACATGGTAGGAGAAAATGCAGGTGAGATAATTCAAGGTGTAGCGATCGCCGTCAAAATGGGCGCAACTAAAAAAGATTTTGACGCCACTGTCGGTATTCATCCCACAGCAGCAGAAGAATTTGTCACAATGCGGTAA
- a CDS encoding YqiA/YcfP family alpha/beta fold hydrolase — translation MSSKYIYLHGFASSPNSAKACYICDRFAECNIKLQVPDLNFGDFSHLTITRQIKQVAAEFPSNSAPVTLIGSSLGGLTAAHIGQQHPQVQRLVLLAPAFGFLSHWLPQLGDEQVQRWQQEKYLMVYHYGEGRSLPLSYDFVTDAAQYQEEMLQRSIPTLILHGKNDEVISIQASRDFAKSRPWVELVELNSDHALANVMAEIWQAIRQFCQLP, via the coding sequence ATGTCTAGCAAATATATCTACCTTCACGGCTTTGCATCGAGTCCTAATTCTGCCAAAGCCTGTTACATATGCGATCGCTTTGCAGAATGCAATATCAAGCTGCAAGTTCCAGATTTAAATTTTGGGGATTTTTCCCATCTGACAATTACGCGGCAGATCAAACAAGTTGCCGCTGAATTTCCCTCAAATTCTGCACCAGTAACTCTAATTGGTTCAAGTTTGGGCGGATTGACAGCTGCCCATATAGGACAGCAACACCCACAGGTGCAGCGACTAGTTTTGCTAGCACCAGCCTTTGGGTTTTTATCCCATTGGCTGCCGCAGCTAGGGGATGAACAAGTGCAGCGCTGGCAGCAAGAAAAATATCTAATGGTTTACCACTACGGAGAAGGGCGATCGCTTCCCTTGAGTTACGATTTTGTAACCGATGCCGCTCAATACCAAGAAGAAATGTTACAACGCTCTATCCCAACTCTTATTCTACATGGAAAAAATGATGAGGTTATCTCAATCCAAGCCAGTCGGGATTTTGCCAAATCGCGTCCTTGGGTAGAGTTAGTAGAACTCAACAGTGACCATGCCCTAGCTAACGTCATGGCAGAAATTTGGCAGGCAATTCGGCAGTTCTGCCAACTACCTTAA
- a CDS encoding histidinol-phosphate transaminase: MLPFIRSDLAQFTAYKPHPSSGTAQPVSSQTQLDRLDTNESPYDLPPELKEKLAWTYQQVIETNRYPDGGHEELKNAIAEYINESASLGTSVFTTANISVGNGSDELIRSILIASCLGEGSILVANPTFSMYAILAQVLSIPVVQVTRNEANFEIDLTAAQTAIEQTQNPPIRAVFVVHPNSPTANALTTAELAWLRSLPEHILVVIDEAYFEFSQTTLVNELSHRPNWVILRTFSKAFRLAAMRVGYCIAHPELITIIEKVRLPYNLPSFSITSALVALQNRKLLLNSISQTLSERAKLIETLSQQPELQVWDSATNFIYLRLKQNHSHPQDAALKNLNQKLKANGTLIREISGGLRITVGTPQENIRTLTRLQAALTGLKSEQLTQ; this comes from the coding sequence ATGCTGCCATTCATTCGCTCAGATTTAGCCCAATTTACCGCTTACAAACCGCACCCCAGCAGCGGTACTGCCCAACCAGTCTCATCACAGACTCAGTTGGATCGTCTAGATACGAATGAGAGTCCCTATGATTTGCCACCAGAGTTAAAAGAAAAACTGGCATGGACTTATCAACAGGTCATTGAGACTAACCGTTATCCCGATGGTGGACATGAAGAACTTAAGAATGCGATCGCTGAGTACATCAATGAATCAGCTAGTCTAGGGACTTCTGTTTTTACTACCGCTAATATTTCTGTTGGTAATGGTTCAGATGAACTCATCCGTTCAATATTAATTGCTAGCTGTCTTGGAGAAGGGTCAATTCTCGTCGCTAATCCCACCTTTTCTATGTACGCCATATTGGCGCAAGTTTTGAGCATCCCTGTGGTGCAAGTAACTAGAAATGAAGCGAATTTTGAAATTGATTTAACAGCAGCACAAACTGCCATAGAACAAACTCAAAACCCCCCTATTCGGGCAGTTTTTGTAGTTCATCCCAATTCTCCTACTGCCAATGCCTTAACTACGGCAGAGTTGGCATGGTTAAGGAGTCTGCCAGAGCATATTTTAGTAGTAATTGATGAAGCTTACTTTGAATTTAGTCAGACTACTTTAGTAAATGAATTGTCACACCGTCCTAACTGGGTAATACTACGCACATTTTCTAAAGCTTTCCGATTGGCAGCCATGCGTGTTGGCTATTGCATTGCCCATCCTGAATTAATAACCATTATAGAAAAAGTCCGCTTACCCTACAATCTTCCCAGTTTTTCAATCACGTCAGCATTAGTTGCTTTGCAAAACCGTAAACTTTTGCTCAATTCAATATCACAAACACTCTCTGAACGAGCCAAACTGATCGAAACTCTCTCACAACAACCAGAATTACAAGTTTGGGATAGTGCTACTAACTTTATTTACCTGCGTCTCAAACAAAATCACTCTCACCCACAAGACGCTGCTTTAAAAAATCTCAACCAAAAACTTAAGGCTAATGGTACTCTTATCCGGGAAATTAGCGGAGGATTGCGAATAACCGTAGGAACTCCTCAAGAAAATATCCGCACACTAACAAGATTGCAAGCTGCTTTGACAGGCTTGAAATCTGAGCAATTAACTCAGTAA
- a CDS encoding GNAT family N-acetyltransferase, with product MTPWFFQQSHQQPVTASAKQTSCRFLIRAATPADLTEVAQIIAESFHSQKGFWGWAFPLLRLGIYEDLRHRLASPAPHHVCLVAVDTTAGTANNIAGTVELGVRFSDYWTEAGRSFPYLSNLAVCSKYRRQGAASQLLEASDKVAREWGFEDIYLHVLENNHQAQQLYFKFGYRVHKVESNWNTFLFKRSQQILLHKHLLLNSTS from the coding sequence TTGACACCTTGGTTTTTCCAACAATCCCATCAACAGCCAGTCACAGCATCCGCCAAGCAAACTTCCTGTCGGTTCCTAATCCGTGCGGCTACACCTGCTGATTTGACTGAAGTTGCCCAAATTATTGCTGAAAGCTTTCATTCCCAAAAAGGTTTCTGGGGATGGGCTTTTCCTTTGCTACGTCTGGGTATTTACGAAGATTTAAGACACCGTCTGGCATCACCTGCACCCCATCACGTCTGCTTAGTTGCTGTTGATACTACTGCTGGTACAGCTAATAACATAGCTGGCACTGTAGAATTAGGTGTGCGATTCAGCGATTATTGGACTGAGGCTGGCAGAAGTTTTCCTTATCTGTCTAATTTAGCAGTTTGCTCAAAATATCGCAGACAAGGTGCTGCTTCACAGCTACTTGAAGCTAGTGATAAAGTTGCTAGAGAATGGGGATTTGAAGACATATATCTCCATGTTTTGGAAAATAACCATCAGGCACAGCAACTTTATTTTAAGTTCGGATATCGAGTACATAAGGTTGAATCTAATTGGAATACATTCCTTTTTAAACGCTCACAGCAGATATTATTGCATAAGCATCTTTTACTGAATTCAACAAGCTAG